AAAAATTGAAGGACGATCTTCATCGCCAGGACAGGCACCTACTACTTCTCTCCTATGACTTACCTCTGTTGCACAATCATATTCATCCCCATAGGCTAATTCATAGAATCTCATTTTATCTCACCTTTTCTTACCTGATCAATCTTCTTTAGTATATCATCAATTCCCTCTTGTGTAAAGATATCTTTGCGTGCCTTTACCATATTCTCTAATTTGTCAAAAACCTGGTTTTTTGTAGCCTTGGGTTTTGCCCTCCAAAATTTTTTCCACTGCCTCATATAAAAATGCCATCTTTATAGATTTTTTAAGGTAAAAATTCACTCAAGATTTATTACCAAACTCGCTGATTATTTCTAATATCTCCTTCTGTCTTTGGTCTGAAAGCTTAATGGATGAAGAAGGGCTACCATATTTCTTTAGCACATTCTGGAATTCAGCCAATATCTTTGGTCTTTCCTTTATCTCAGCCTTTTTGATAAATTCTCTCCATTGTTCTTTGCTTGGCCACCAAGGTTGATTGTCATCCATTTGGATTGCCCTTTTAAATAATTCCTCTGGTTCTTGCCAGATGCCATATTTTTTACCAAAGGCTTTGGCTTTTTCTTTGGGCAATGGCAACAACAATAGGTCAAGGCAACTTCCATGAAATCCTATTCCTGTTTCTTCCTCTCCATCAAGAGGCTGGGTAAGATAAGAAATAGATATTTCATCAAGTGTGTTAAACTTACATCCTGTTAGTCTATTTTCCTCAATAAAATCTTTTACTCTTTGGGTAATAAATGTAAGACGAGGCACAGGATATATAAAGAAGAAGTCTGAGCCATCCCATTGAGAGGTATCAACAAGGGAAGCTGACTTGTTTGGGCAATATGAAAATGCAATTTTATTACAGAAATCGCACCCCCCAATATCCAAAGCCTTTATGTATGAGGAAGGATATGCCATACCGGCAAAGCCGGTGGTAACAAAATGCCATAGCTTTGGTATCTCTCTTGGCTTTCTCATTCGCTTTATCGTGTTTATTATCACTGGCTTTAATTCATAGCCTGTGAATCCTTGTGATTTGAATAATTGGACTGTTTCATCTGTGATTATCCATGTAGAGTTCCATGTGTTCAAAATATCTGGTATATTTGGAGAGGGAAGGTCAATGGTTAAAATGACATCCTCTCTTTTTCTTAAGATTGGAGCATGAACCTTACCATAGATAGGACACCAACCAACCCTCTCGTTGCTATCGCTTATTTCCTCTGCATATTCATAGTTCTCATCATCAAAATCTAATCTGTAAAAATCCATCTTACCACCCCCTTACTTTTGTCTTAATTCTTCAATAATCTTCATTATATCATCTATCTGTTGTTTTGTATAGTGCTCTGGATGTGCCTTTAACATATTCTCTAATTTGTCAAAAACCTGGTTTTTTGTAGCCTTGGGTTTTGCCCTCCAAAATTTTTTCCACTGCCTCATATAAAAATGCCATCTTTATAGATTTTTTAAGGTAAAAATTCACTCAAGANNNNNNNNNNNNNNNNNNNNNNNNNNNNNNNNNNNNNNNNNNNNNNNNNNNNNNNNNNNNNNNNNNNNNNNNNNNNNNNNNNNNNNNNNNNNNNNNNNNNAAAGCTTAATGGATGAAGAAGGGCTACCATATTTCTTTAGCACATTCTGGAATTCAGCCAATATCTTTGGTCTTTCCTTTATCTCAGCCTTTTTGATAAATTCTCTCCATTGTTCTTTGCTTGGCCAGTTTTGGTCGTTATCTAACTGTATTGCCCTTTGCCATAACTCCTTTGGGTCAACATATATCCCTAATGGCTCACCAAATGCTCTGGCACGCTCAATAGGCATATTGTAATAAAGCTTGCCACCAAGCAAATAATCTTCTATTCCCTTTATCTCTTCAATAAGTATTGTCTTGCAAGCAGTCAATTTATTTTCCTCAATAAACTCTTTCACTCTTTCAGTAATAAATATAAAATTAGTCATAGGATATATAAAAAAGAAGTCTGAACCATTCCATTGGGAAGAGTCAATTAAGGCAGATTTATTGGTGCAACCTGAATATTTTATTCGATTACAGTACTCACACTTATATGTTAATTTTACTCCTGATTCAGAGGATGCCATGCCTGCAAACCCTGTTATTACTAACTCCCATAGCTTTGGGATAGGTTTAGGTTTTCTCATCCTCTTTATCTTGTTTATCCTCACTGGCTTAAGTTCATATCCAGTGAATCTTGCTTCTTTAAATAATTGGGCTACCTTATCTATAACTATCAAGTTACGCCTTCCCCAAATTCTAATAAAATCTCCAATGTCAGGAGAGGAAAGATCAATAGTCAATATAGCTTCTTCTCCTTCTTTCTTCTTTAGAATTCCAGGATGCCATCTACCATAGATAGGACACCACCCAACAATTTCTGTTCTATCGCTTACTTCCTCAGCATCCTCATAATTATCATCATCATATCCTAATTCGTAAAATTTCATCTTACCACCCCCTTACTTTTGTCTTAATTCATCAATAATCTTCATTATATCATCTACCTGTTGTTTTGTATAGTGCTCTGGATGTGCTTTTAACATATTCTCTAACTGGTCTAAAATCTCACCTCGTGAAAATTGTTCAATAGGTTTTTTGTTAAGAAACTCTTTCCACTGCTTATTCCAATTGAATGCCTTTGTATGAATCCCCTTTGGTTTAACATTATGTAAGTTTATAGGGAGTTCAATGGTAAGCAATTTATTAAGTTCCTTAGTATTAAACCCGATTTCGAGAAATCGTTTCTCAAATTGCTTTGGCAATAGATGATGATTGTGAAAGAGGTTTTTTGCGGTCTTAAATGTTGCCCTCATTGGTCCTACCGATGCACCAGCAACAGGAGCAAGGACACAGCCAATTGCAATTGCCCTTTCAAGGGGGGTAAGCTTTCCAGTGATGCTATAGCCAGAAACCGCACAGAAGACATCATAGACGGTCTCAACCACCGGGACAAATCCAATCCCTATCTCAACACCCTGGCTAAGGTCTTTCCACCAATCAATATAGGCCTCTTTTGTTGCACTTCTTACAAATGTAGCTGTGCTTCTTCCTGGTGTCCAAGCCAAGCTATTCAACTCAATTGATATTTCGGCAAACCTTATTTTTTCTTGATCAGTAAGCTCATTGTATCTTTTGAATTGATTTGGATCAGGTGGGGTTGTGCTGGCATATTGTTGAGCAAAGAGAATTTTTAATTCCTTTTCTAGTTGCTGGATTCTATTGTGGGTTAGGTCTATTTCCTTGTATTTATCCCTTACGGCATTTTCCAAGTCCTTCTTGGTAAGCCCTAATTTCTCCAAGCCATCTTTTGTTGTATTCCAGATATTGTCCATATTTGTTTGGGTTCCACCATTCCCTCTCTGCTCAATGATAAAATCAGCCAGCTTACTCAATGCCAATTGTGGCATTTTTATACCCTCTAAATCCAGCCCAGGCAGATTTATCTTTGGCAGGTCTATCTTTGGCAGGTTTATATTCTTCTTCCAGATTATCCCCTCAATCACATCCCCAAACTTATTGTTCCAATCAGAATTCCTCTGATAGCTCTTTAGTCCAGCAACCCTTTCTTCCCAGGTAAGCTTATTCCCCCACACATCCTTTCCAGTTAAGGCAGTGCCAAATTTGTAATACTTGTTCTCAATCAGGCTATTGTATAGGCTTCCTGCTTTATTGGTTAGACTGCTTAAATGGCCAAGGTCATACTTTTTTC
The sequence above is a segment of the bacterium genome. Coding sequences within it:
- a CDS encoding pre-toxin TG domain-containing protein, which codes for QTYVPKDALEKIEPPPPPPQPKKKKWYQKVWSVVSGVVSTVVRGLPGIGQIYSFATAIAGRDFITGQKLSGADRWLSLLGPLARGASMFKQTANLANTINKTKDAISKVNTYAGYLKNPEQAFLAGLNLGKKYDLGHLSSLTNKAGSLYNSLIENKYYKFGTALTGKDVWGNKLTWEERVAGLKSYQRNSDWNNKFGDVIEGIIWKKNINLPKIDLPKINLPGLDLEGIKMPQLALSKLADFIIEQRGNGGTQTNMDNIWNTTKDGLEKLGLTKKDLENAVRDKYKEIDLTHNRIQQLEKELKILFAQQYASTTPPDPNQFKRYNELTDQEKIRFAEISIELNSLAWTPGRSTATFVRSATKEAYIDWWKDLSQGVEIGIGFVPVVETVYDVFCAVSGYSITGKLTPLERAIAIGCVLAPVAGASVGPMRATFKTAKNLFHNHHLLPKQFEKRFLEIGFNTKELNKLLTIELPINLHNVKPKGIHTKAFNWNKQWKEFLNKKPIEQFSRGEILDQLENMLKAHPEHYTKQQVDDIMKIIDELRQK